The proteins below come from a single Pedobacter aquae genomic window:
- a CDS encoding DeoR/GlpR family DNA-binding transcription regulator gives MLKEERHAYILKQINLHNKVLSSDLSEQLVVSEDTIRRDLNELAESGKILKVHGGALSKSFHYPFQQVDAYAKDAKKEISRKALSLIQNGMTLLASGGTTMIELVRMIPDHLTCTFFTISPLVALELAEKPNLQVILLGGQLSRNAQISIGSKVVSELNDIKVDLCLLGANSVSLEEGITDSDWEVVQVKKAMIKSAQKTAIVSIAEKLNSIQKLKVCNLNSIDYLITDLNAQDSLLTDYAKSVQVI, from the coding sequence ATGTTAAAAGAAGAACGCCATGCCTATATCCTCAAACAAATAAACTTACACAACAAAGTTTTATCGTCTGATTTGAGCGAACAATTGGTAGTTTCTGAAGATACCATAAGAAGAGATTTAAACGAACTAGCAGAAAGTGGTAAGATTTTAAAAGTACATGGCGGTGCTTTATCAAAATCTTTTCATTACCCTTTCCAACAGGTAGATGCTTATGCTAAAGATGCTAAAAAAGAGATTTCTAGGAAGGCATTATCGCTCATCCAAAACGGCATGACTTTATTAGCCAGCGGCGGTACCACCATGATAGAACTGGTAAGGATGATTCCTGATCATTTAACTTGTACCTTTTTCACTATTAGTCCTTTAGTTGCATTAGAACTAGCAGAAAAACCAAATTTGCAAGTTATTTTATTAGGCGGACAACTTTCTAGAAACGCACAAATAAGCATAGGTTCTAAAGTTGTGAGCGAGCTTAATGATATTAAAGTTGATTTATGCTTATTAGGTGCCAATAGCGTTTCTTTAGAAGAAGGTATTACAGATTCTGATTGGGAAGTGGTACAAGTAAAAAAAGCCATGATTAAATCGGCACAAAAAACCGCTATTGTAAGTATTGCAGAGAAATTAAACTCCATACAAAAGCTTAAAGTTTGTAACCTCAATAGTATCGATTATCTTATTACAGATTTAAACGCTCAGGATAGCTTGTTAACAGATTACGCAAAAAGCGTACAAGTCATTTAA
- a CDS encoding DUF1570 domain-containing protein produces the protein MEKLNIVKIHITIWLLLCSFYCYSQKLAIKEIGFSLKPEERAKIERLATYEVKIFNGLFKDAENDSLTIYINLYNKGKDFRALLQEFGLKGLTESGFYSPKTNQSYVLYQSIADIEIILHEMSHALLRHSIRNPPRWFNEGLAEFLESLKEENYKIQVNAQFHYLDKMKADNRNAPTNISAFLNSHNSWQDKNKVQDMYTISYCMVYYIIKQDPLLIGKMANMMKKGIGTEQIFNTLFGGIDSFERRFNFYYR, from the coding sequence AATTAAACATCGTGAAAATACATATTACCATATGGCTATTGCTTTGTAGTTTTTACTGCTACAGCCAGAAATTAGCTATCAAAGAAATCGGTTTTAGCTTAAAACCAGAAGAAAGAGCAAAAATAGAACGCTTAGCAACTTACGAAGTCAAAATATTTAATGGTTTATTTAAGGATGCAGAAAATGACAGCTTAACTATCTACATTAACCTATACAACAAAGGGAAAGACTTTAGAGCTCTTTTACAAGAATTTGGCTTAAAAGGGTTAACAGAATCTGGATTTTATTCGCCCAAGACCAACCAATCTTATGTGCTTTACCAAAGCATAGCAGATATAGAGATCATTTTACATGAGATGAGCCACGCCCTACTCAGGCATAGCATTAGAAACCCACCCAGATGGTTTAATGAAGGTTTAGCAGAGTTTTTAGAATCTCTAAAAGAAGAAAATTATAAAATTCAGGTGAATGCGCAATTTCATTACCTGGATAAAATGAAAGCCGACAATAGAAATGCTCCTACCAATATCAGCGCTTTCTTAAACAGCCATAACAGCTGGCAAGACAAAAACAAGGTACAAGACATGTACACCATTTCTTACTGCATGGTTTATTATATCATTAAACAAGACCCGCTACTAATTGGTAAGATGGCCAATATGATGAAAAAAGGAATCGGTACAGAACAAATTTTCAATACCTTATTTGGAGGTATAGATAGCTTTGAAAGACGATTTAATTTCTATTACCGATAA